CACGACACGGCGGCACTTGCGCGCCAGGCCCAGCACCCGCGCCTCGTCGAGGGGCTTCACGAAGCGCAGGTTCAGCACCGCCGCCCGGATGCGCAGCTCGGCGAGCTGGGCGGCGGACTCCATCGCGAGGCCCACCATGGGGCCCAGGGCGACGAGGGCCACGTCCTCCCCCTCGCGGAGGAGCTCGGCCTCGCCGAGGGCGAGGGGCTTGATCTCTTCCTCCATCGGCACGCCCTCGCCCGCCCCGCGCGGGAAGCGGACGGCGGCCGGGCCGGGGTGCCCGATGGCGGTGAGCAGCATGCGCTGGAGCTCGTTCTCGTCCTTGGGGGACATCACCACCATGTTGGGGATGCAGCGCAGGTAGGCGAGGTCGAAGGCCCCCTGGTGGGTGGGGCCGTCGTCCCCCACGAGGCCGCCCCGGTCCAGGGCGAAGGTGACGGGGACGTTCGTCAGGCAGACGTCGTGGACGATCTGGTCGTAGGCCCGCTGGAGGAAGGTGCTGTAGATGGCGGCCACGGGCTTGTAGCCCCGGAGCGCGAGCCCGGCCGCGAAGGTGACGGCGTGCTGCTCGCACATGCCCACGTCGAAGCAGCGGTCCGGGAACTCCTTCTGGTAGCCGGTGAGGGCCGTGCCCTCCAGCATGGCCGCGGTGATGGCGACGATCTTCTTGTCCTCGCGGCTGAGCTTGGCCAGGGTGTCGGCGAACACCTTGGAGTAGCTCGGCGGCCCGGCGGCCTTCTTCTTGAACTTGCCCGTCTCGGGGTCGAACTGGGTGACGCCGTGGTAGGTGACGGGCTCCGCCTCGCTGTAGGGGTAGCCGTGGCCCTTGCGGGTGATGACGTGGACGAGGTTCGGCCCCTTGAGGTTCCGCACGTTGCGCAGGGTGGGGATGAGGAGGTCGAGCCGGTGGCCGTCCACCGGGCCGATATAGCGGAAGCCCAGCTCCTCGAAGAGCATCCCCGGCACGACGAGGTTCTTGAGCGAGTCCTCGAACTTCTCCATGAAGCCCACCGCCGTCTCGCCCACCAGGGGGACGTGCGAGAGGAGCTTCTGCACCTCGTCGCGCACCTTGCGGGCGCGGTTGGCCCACTCGCCCGTCATGATGCGGGCGAGGTAGGAGCACATGGCCCCCACGTTGGGCGAGATGCCCATCTTGTTGTCGTTCAGGATGACGGTGAGGTTCCGGCCGGCGTCGCCCGCGTTGTTGAGGGCCTCCATCGCCATGCCGGCGGTGAGGCTGCCGTCCCCGATGACGGCGACGACGTGGAAGTCCTCCCCCGCGAGGTCGCGGGCCGCCGCCATCCCGAGCGCGGCGGAGATGGAGGTGCCGCCGTGGGCCACGTTGAAGTGGTCGTACTCGCTCTCCCGCCGGTCCGGGAAGCCCGAAATTCCCTCCCACTGCCGCAGGGTGTGGAAGCGGTCCCGGCGGCCGGTGAGGATCTTGTGGGCGTAGGCCTGGTGGCCCACGTCCCAGATGAGCTTGTCGCGGGGGGTGTCGTAGATGTAGTGGAGCGCCACCACCAGCTCGGCCGCGCCGAGGGAGGCGCCCAGGTGGCCCCCCGTCATGGAGGTCACCTGGATGATCATGTCCCGCAGCTCGCTCGCGACCTGCGGCAGGGCCTCCTGGGGAAGCTCCCGCAGGTCGGCCGGGCAGTTGACGCGCTCCAGCAGCTCGCCCATCGTCGTCTCTTCTCCGAAGCCATCGCGAACGGGGGACGAGCGGGCAGCCGGTCCCTTCCGGGGCCCCCTCCGGGAGAATCACGATCCTAAGGAATGTTCAGGATCTCCGCAAGACAATAAAACGAACCAGCCCCGCCAGGGCGGGCGCCCCGCCCGGCAGGGGCGAAAGGGCGGCGAGCGCCTCCTCGCAGGCCTCCCGCGCCATGCGCTTCGAGGCCTCGAGGCCGTGGAGGGCCGGGTAAGCCGCCTTCCCGTGCGCGGCGTCCGAGCCGGCCGCCTTCCCCATCTGCTCGGGGCTCCCCTCCACGTTCAGGATGTCGTCCACGATCTGGAAGGCCAGCCCCGCGCGCTCGCCGTAGCGGGCGAGCGCCCGGAGCGCCCCCGCGTCCCCTCCGCCCAGGAGCCCCCCCAGGCTGACCGAGCAGCGGATCATGGCGCCCGTCTTGAGCCGGTGGATCTCCTCGAGCTCCCGGGGGGCGCTCACCTTCCCGCCCGCGCGGATGTCGAGGAGCTGCCCCCCCACCATCCCGGGGGCGCCCGCTGCCTCGGCCAGCATGCGCACCCCTTCGAGCACCCGCCCGGCCCCCGCCCGGCGGACCATCTCCTCGTCCGCCATGAGGCCGAAGGCGAGGGTGAGGAGGCCGTCCCCCGCGAGGATGGCCGCGGCCTCGCCGTGCACCTTGTGGTTGGTGGGGAGGCCCCGCCTGAGATCGTCGTCGTCCATGGCGGGCAGATCGTCGTGGATGAGCGAGTAGGTGTGGATGCACTCCAGCGCGCAGGCCGCCGGCAGCACGGCCCCGGGGTCGCCCCCCACGGCCTCGGCCCCCGCGGCGCACAGCACCGGCCGCAGGCGCTTGCCTCCCGCGAGGAGGCTGTAGCGCATGACACGGTACATCTCGGGCGGCGCCCCGCCCCGCTCGGGCACGCGCCGGCCGAGCTCCTCCTCGACGCGCGCCGCCCACTCGCGCAGGTAGGCCTCGGCGTCCACGGCGGCCTCAGGATTCATCGTCCTCCTCGTCCTCTTCCTCGTCCTCCTCGAAGGCCTGGAGGGAGAGGGCGTCCTCGGTCTCCCCCGCCAGCTCCTCGATGCGCTTCTGGGCCGCGTCGAGCTGTTGGCGGCAGAAGCGGAAGAGGCCCACCCCCTCCTCGTAGAGCCCCACCGCCTTCTCCAGCGGGGGCTCCCCGCCCTCCAGCTCCTCGACGATGGCCTCCAGGCGCTCGAGCGCCTCCTCGAAGCTCTTGGGCGGGCCGCCCTCGGGCCCCTTGCTGTCCCCGCCCTTCCTCGCGGCGCTCATGCCGAATTTCCCTCCGATTGGGGTGCCCCTGAACCGCGCCGCCCTGCCCGTGTGCCAAAGAACAACATGCCTCGTCGGTTTTCCCCCTCCCCCTCCGGGGGAGGGGGAGGGGGAAGATTCCCATAAGGCTTTTCCCTCCCCCCCTACCCCCTCCCGGAGGGAGGGGGAGAAACACGGCTGCTCTCCCTTTGGAAGAGAGGGGCCGCGCCACGAGAGCGCTGGCCGCGCATATGCGGCGGCCAGCGATCAATCCGGCGAATTTTACCCCGAGGGGCTCGCGGGAGGGGCGGCGGTGCCGCCTTCTCCCCGGCTCTCCTCGACCCGGCAGACCAGCGTCCCCCGGTGGAGCCGGAGGCGCACCCGCTCCCCGGGCGGGGCCTGGCCCGCCTCGCGGAGGAGGGCGCCGTCCCGCTCCCGGTAGGCCAGGCTGTAGCCCCGGGCCAGGACGGCCAGGGGCGACACCCCTTCCAGCCGCCCCGCCTGGGCGGCCAGGGCGGATTCCTTTCTCTCCCGCAGCCGGGCCTGGGCGGCCGCGAGCCGCTTCAGCCGATCCACCAGGCTCTCCCCGCACGCCTGGACCCGGACCCGCGGCGAGGCGGCCTGGAGGCGCGGCACGAAGGCGGCCAGCGCCGCCTCCCGCGCCCGGCCCGCGTGGCGCGTCTCCCGGAAGAGGCGGCGGAAGAGCCCGTCCATCCGCTGGGCCAGGGCCTCGAGGCCCGCCTCGGGCCGGCGGAAGGCGCGCTCCCGGCCCAGATCGGCGAGCCGCTCCTCCGCCGCGTCCAGCCGGGCGCGGGCGCAGCGCGCCAGGGGGAGGGGGAACCGCCGGAGGTCGCGCGCGAGCGCCAGCCAGCCCCGGGCCGCACGCTCGGCCGCCGCCGTGGGGGTGGAGGCGAACTCGTCCGCGGCGAGGTCGGTGAGGGCGGTGTCGATCTCGTGGCCCACCGCCGAGAGCACGGGGGTCTCGCAGGCGGCGACGGCGCGCGCGGCCTCCTCCTCGTTGAAGGCCCAGAGGTCCTCCCGGCTCCCCCCGCCCCGGCCCACGATGATGAGGTCGGCGGGGCGCCCCAGCCGCGCGAGGCCCCGGTCCGCCCGCCGCAGCGCCGCCGCGACGGAGGCGGCGGCGCCCTCGCCCTGGACGCGGGTGTGCACCACGACCACCTCGACGATGGGCGCGCTCTCCCGCAAGACCCGGAGCATGTCCCGCAGCGCCGCGCCCTCGCGGCTCGTGACGAGGGCCACCCGGCGGGGGCGCTCGGGCAGGGGCACCTTGCGCGAGGGGTCGAAGAGGCCCTCCAGCGCCAGGCGCTGGTGGAGCTGGCGGAAGGCCACCTCCAGCGCACCCTCCCCCAGGGGCTCCATCGAGAGGGCGCAGATCTGGAAGCGCCCGTCCCGCTCGTAGAGGGTGATCTGGCAGCGGACGAGGACGCGCATCCCGTCCTGGGGCTGGAAGCGGAGGAAGCGCCTCCGCCCCGAGAACATCACCGCCCCCGCCTTGGAGGCGGCGTCCTTGAGGTCGAAATAGGCGTGGCCCGAGGGGTAGAGGCGCCAGGAGGAGATCTCTCCCTCCACCAGCACCTCGCGGAACTCCTCCTCCAGCAGCCCCTTCACCCGGGCGTTGAGCTGGGAGACGGTGAGGACGGGAGGCCGGGCGGGGGCGGCCCGCGGCCCGAGGAGGTCCACCATCAGCGGC
The Candidatus Tectomicrobia bacterium genome window above contains:
- a CDS encoding 1-deoxy-D-xylulose-5-phosphate synthase, encoding MGELLERVNCPADLRELPQEALPQVASELRDMIIQVTSMTGGHLGASLGAAELVVALHYIYDTPRDKLIWDVGHQAYAHKILTGRRDRFHTLRQWEGISGFPDRRESEYDHFNVAHGGTSISAALGMAAARDLAGEDFHVVAVIGDGSLTAGMAMEALNNAGDAGRNLTVILNDNKMGISPNVGAMCSYLARIMTGEWANRARKVRDEVQKLLSHVPLVGETAVGFMEKFEDSLKNLVVPGMLFEELGFRYIGPVDGHRLDLLIPTLRNVRNLKGPNLVHVITRKGHGYPYSEAEPVTYHGVTQFDPETGKFKKKAAGPPSYSKVFADTLAKLSREDKKIVAITAAMLEGTALTGYQKEFPDRCFDVGMCEQHAVTFAAGLALRGYKPVAAIYSTFLQRAYDQIVHDVCLTNVPVTFALDRGGLVGDDGPTHQGAFDLAYLRCIPNMVVMSPKDENELQRMLLTAIGHPGPAAVRFPRGAGEGVPMEEEIKPLALGEAELLREGEDVALVALGPMVGLAMESAAQLAELRIRAAVLNLRFVKPLDEARVLGLARKCRRVVTIEEGCLMGGMGSAVLELLAAKGLAGVRVRNLGLPDRFIEHGAPQIQREHCGLTPGDITQAARDLIEAEDPGETAGHGKNRKAG
- a CDS encoding polyprenyl synthetase family protein, which translates into the protein MDAEAYLREWAARVEEELGRRVPERGGAPPEMYRVMRYSLLAGGKRLRPVLCAAGAEAVGGDPGAVLPAACALECIHTYSLIHDDLPAMDDDDLRRGLPTNHKVHGEAAAILAGDGLLTLAFGLMADEEMVRRAGAGRVLEGVRMLAEAAGAPGMVGGQLLDIRAGGKVSAPRELEEIHRLKTGAMIRCSVSLGGLLGGGDAGALRALARYGERAGLAFQIVDDILNVEGSPEQMGKAAGSDAAHGKAAYPALHGLEASKRMAREACEEALAALSPLPGGAPALAGLVRFIVLRRS
- the xseB gene encoding exodeoxyribonuclease VII small subunit yields the protein MSAARKGGDSKGPEGGPPKSFEEALERLEAIVEELEGGEPPLEKAVGLYEEGVGLFRFCRQQLDAAQKRIEELAGETEDALSLQAFEEDEEEDEEDDES
- the xseA gene encoding exodeoxyribonuclease VII large subunit, producing MVDLLGPRAAPARPPVLTVSQLNARVKGLLEEEFREVLVEGEISSWRLYPSGHAYFDLKDAASKAGAVMFSGRRRFLRFQPQDGMRVLVRCQITLYERDGRFQICALSMEPLGEGALEVAFRQLHQRLALEGLFDPSRKVPLPERPRRVALVTSREGAALRDMLRVLRESAPIVEVVVVHTRVQGEGAAASVAAALRRADRGLARLGRPADLIIVGRGGGSREDLWAFNEEEAARAVAACETPVLSAVGHEIDTALTDLAADEFASTPTAAAERAARGWLALARDLRRFPLPLARCARARLDAAEERLADLGRERAFRRPEAGLEALAQRMDGLFRRLFRETRHAGRAREAALAAFVPRLQAASPRVRVQACGESLVDRLKRLAAAQARLRERKESALAAQAGRLEGVSPLAVLARGYSLAYRERDGALLREAGQAPPGERVRLRLHRGTLVCRVEESRGEGGTAAPPASPSG